A genomic region of Vitis vinifera cultivar Pinot Noir 40024 chromosome 7, ASM3070453v1 contains the following coding sequences:
- the LOC100242856 gene encoding RING-H2 finger protein ATL16, whose protein sequence is MDRFHMHFSNHGSEALVYIKTHENPIYQPSSPASDTAFPILAIAVLSIMATAFLLVSYYIFVIKCCLSWHHIELLRRFSTSQSRQQEDPLMDYSPTFLNRGLDESLIHQIPTFLFRRGQSEEGSFHGCVVCLNEFQEHDMIRVLPNCSHAFHLDCIDIWLQSNANCPLCRSSISGTTRYRNDPIIAPSSSPQDPRPFSEALMGGDDDFVVIELGGGDDRGVILPPRQQERADSRELLVQSRGPSPTKLQQKLENKKSRKFHYVSSMGDECIDVREKDDQFLIQPIRRSFSMDSAADPQLYMTVQEIIRNKNRPLSEVSTSQECDSRVRRSFFSFGHGRGSRNAVLPIEFLV, encoded by the coding sequence ATGGATCGATTCCACATGCATTTTTCCAACCATGGATCCGAAGCTCTTGTTTACATCAAAACCCATGAAAACCCAATCTATCAACCCTCCTCCCCTGCTTCAGACACTGCTTTCCCTATCTTAGCCATTGCTGTGCTAAGCATTATGGCCACGGCTTTCTTACTAGTTAGTTACTACATCTTCGTGATCAAGTGCTGCTTGAGCTGGCACCATATTGAACTGCTCAGACGGTTTTCTACCTCTCAATCTCGACAGCAGGAAGATCCACTGATGGACTATTCACCTACGTTTCTGAATCGTGGGCTGGATGAATCCTTGATTCACCAAATCCCAACTTTTCTGTTCAGAAGAGGACAGAGTGAAGAGGGAAGCTTCCATGGATGTGTGGTCTGTTTGAACGAGTTTCAAGAACATGATATGATAAGAGTTCTTCCCAACTGCAGCCATGCATTCCACTTGGATTGCATTGATATATGGCTACAAAGCAATGCTAATTGTCCCTTATGCAGATCAAGCATTTCAGGAACAACCCGGTACAGAAATGATCCGATCATTGCCCCAAGCTCTTCACCCCAAGATCCACGGCCATTCAGTGAGGCTCTCATGGGCggtgatgatgattttgtggTCATAGAATTGGGGGGAGGAGACGACAGAGGCGTCATACTACCACCAAGACAACAAGAAAGAGCTGATTCAAGAGAACTGTTGGTGCAATCTAGAGGCCCCTCCCCAACAAAGTTGCAGCAGAAGCTAGAGAACAAAAAATCAAGAAAGTTTCATTATGTTTCAAGTATGGGAGATGAGTGCATTGATGtaagagaaaaagatgatcaGTTCTTAATCCAACCCATCAGGAGATCTTTCTCAATGGACTCTGCGGCAGATCCCCAGCTTTATATGACCGTTCAGGAGATCATAAGGAATAAAAATAGGCCTCTCAGTGAGGTTAGTACTAGTCAAGAATGTGATAGCAGAGTCAGAAGGTCATTCTTTTCCTTTGGACATGGCCGAGGATCCAGAAATGCAGTTCTTCCTATTGAATTCTTAGTATAG